The proteins below are encoded in one region of Balaenoptera acutorostrata chromosome 11, mBalAcu1.1, whole genome shotgun sequence:
- the RASSF8 gene encoding ras association domain-containing protein 8, which yields MELKVWVDGVQRIVCGVTEVTTCQEVVIALAQAIGRTGRYTLIEKWRDTERHLAPHENPIISLNKWGQYASDVQLILRRTGPSLSERPTSDGVARVPERTLCRQSLPPLAKLRPQIDKAIKRREPKRKSLTFTGGAKGLMDIFGKGKETEFKQKVLNNCKTTADELKKLIRLQTEKLQSIEKELESNEIEIRFWEQKYNSSLEEEIVRLEQKIKRNDVEIEEEEFWENELQIEQENEKQLKDQLQEIRQKITECESKLKDYLGQIQTMESGLEAEKLQREVQEAQVNEEEVKGKIGKVRGEIDIQGQQSLRLENGIKAVERSLGQATKRLQDKEQELEQLTKELRQVNLQQFIQQTGTKVTVLPAEPIEVEASHADLEREAPFQSGSLKRPGSSRQLPSNLRILQNPISSGFNPEGIYV from the exons GTCGAACTGGAAGGTACACGCTTATAGAAAAATGGAGAGATACTGAAAGACACTTAGCACCTCATGAAAATCCTATCATATCCTTAAACAAATGGGGGCAGTACGCTAGTGACGTACAGCTGATTTTACGTCGAACGGGGCCGTCTCTCAGTGAGCGGCCCACGTCGGATGGTGTGGCTCGAGTTCCTGAAAGAACTTTATGCAGGCAGAGTTTGCCCCCCTTAGCTAAACTGAGGCCTCAGATTGACAAAGCAATCAAAAGGAGAGAGCCTAAAAGGAAATCGTTAACATTTACAGGAGGTGCCAAAGGATTAATGGACATTTTTGgaaaaggtaaagaaactgaatttaagCAAAAGGTGCTGAATAACTGCAAAACAACAGCAGATGAGTTAAAGAAGCTGATCCGTTTGCAGACAGAGAAGCTCCAATCCATTGAGAAAGAGCTAGaatcaaatgaaatagaaatacgATTTTGGGAGCAAAAATATAATTCTAGCCTTGAAGAGGAAATTGTCCGCCTGGAGCAAAAGATCAAAAGAAACGATgtagaaattgaagaggaagaatTTTGGGAAAATGAATTACAGATTgaacaggaaaatgaaaaacagctGAAAGATCAACTTcaagaaataagacagaaaataacaGAATGTGAGAGCAAATTAAAGGACTATTTGGGTCAAATCCAGACTATGGAAAGTGGTCTTGAAGCAGAAAAATTGCAACGGGAAGTTCAAGAGGCACAGGTCAATGAAGAAGAGGTTAAAGGAAAGATCGGTAAGGTCAGAGGGGAAATTGACATTCAAGGCCAGCAGAGTCTGAGGCTGGAAAATGGTATTAAAGCTGTGGAAAGATCTCTTGGACAAGCCACCAAACGATTACAG GACAAAGAACAAGAATTGGAGCAGCTGACCAAGGAGCTGCGGCAAGTCAACCTCCAGCAGTTTATCCAGCAGACAGGGACGAAAGTCACCGTTTTGCCAGCGGAGCCCATCGAAGTGGAGGCCTCGCATGCAGACCTAGAAAGGG AGGCACCATTCCAGTCGGGGTCTCTGAAGCGACCTGGGTCCTCTCGGCAGCTCCCCAGTAATCTTCGTATTCTACAGAATCCTATCTCGTCTGGTTTTAATCCTGAAGGCATATATGTATAA